GCGCGCACGGCGTCGCGCCAGAGCTCCACGTCGAAGGGCAGCGCCGTGGAGAGCGCGCCCACGAGCACCACGTTGGTCGAGCGCGGCGTGCCCAGCCCGCGCGCGATGACGCCGGCGTCCAGCAGGTGGGCGCCCAGCTCGCGCAGGCGCTCGCCCACGCGCTCGGGCATCTGGAAGTTGCCGATGTTCACGGAGACCGGCGTGATCTGCTCGTCGTTCACGAACATGCGGCCCCCCTCGGCGAGGTAGTGCTGAGCGCGCAGCGCCTCCACCGCCTCGAAGGCCACGACCACGTCGGCGCAGCCGTCGTCGCACACCATCGTGGCGACGTGCTCTCCGAGGCGGATGACCGTGCTCACGGAGCCGCCGCGCTGGCTCATGCCGTGGATCTCGGAGACCTTGACGTCGAGGCCCGCCCCGGCCGCCACCGTCGCGAGGAGCTTGCCCGCGAGGATCGTGCCCTGGCCGCCCACGCCCACGAGGAGGATGGTCTTGGTTCCGTCAACAACGGCGCCGCTCTTCTCGGTATCTGCCATGACTTACTCCTTCGTGATGCAGCCGAACGGGCAGGACTGGACGCACTGGTCGCACCCGACGCACTGGGTGGGGTCGATCACGGCCGTGCCGTCCTTGGCGCGCCCGAGCGCGGGGCAGCCGATCTTGACGCACTGGCCGCACGCGCGGCAGTTGCGGATCGTGGGCTCCTTGCCGCGGCTGCGGTCGATGAGGCGGCACGGCGCCTTGAAGACGATGACGGAGAGCTGCTCGGTGTTGGCCACGGCGGCCCTGAGCGCGGAGCGCACGG
Above is a genomic segment from Olsenella timonensis containing:
- a CDS encoding indolepyruvate oxidoreductase subunit beta, producing MADTEKSGAVVDGTKTILLVGVGGQGTILAGKLLATVAAGAGLDVKVSEIHGMSQRGGSVSTVIRLGEHVATMVCDDGCADVVVAFEAVEALRAQHYLAEGGRMFVNDEQITPVSVNIGNFQMPERVGERLRELGAHLLDAGVIARGLGTPRSTNVVLVGALSTALPFDVELWRDAVRACVPPATVEANLAAFDAGRDAALRGEAR